From the genome of Solanum lycopersicum chromosome 7, SLM_r2.1:
cctttttctttatttttcaggGCAATAATGATGGGCCTCATGCTTCACGCAAATGCAAAAGCCTTGATGAGGAAGAAAAAGTACAAGGAAGCACTAGAAGTGCTGACCATGGGAGAGGTTAGTGCTAATCTTTTTCTTGCTTTTCGCCGTGTTTATATAAATATCTTGTTGAATGCTCATACAGAAGTGGGTTCTCTCTTGCAGGAAGCTTTCTCTCTCTGCGACCAGAAACTCATCgaggtgagttagattcttTCTTCCAGAAAATTGAGTATTTATTAGtttaatcatcatcattatttaaGATGAGAACCATAAATGTTCATTATTTAATGATTAATGAGAGTGGCTCACAATTTCTGAATCTGAATTCCTCACAGAAATGATGTGAAAAGTGACCTTGGACTTCTGCAACAATGAAAAAAAGTGACCTTGCACTTTTTGAGTAATATAATatggaaaaagaaagaaataaaaggaaataagatGATGTGATTTGTTAATTGCAACAAAGTCATGGAACATGCCCTCCTTACTCTTCTCATATGGTCGTTTGATAGTCTTTGTTTGTCAGTCCCTGAATGGCCTTATCTTGTGAATAGTTCTTAGCatttataaaatgtatttttcattttatggcAAGACACTTTTTTCACTGGTCTGCAGAAATTTGCTCCATAGCTATTATCTGATGATTCCACCCTTCCTCTTTGACTTTTCAGATGGTTGACAATGTACCCATTCTGCAAATAGACATGGTGTGGTGCTACTTTATGCTCCGAGATATCAGCTGGCTCTCAGTTGCAGGAGTCCGCCTTGCAAAAGCTAGGGAAGGGCTCGAGCGTTCTCATGGGAAGGAAGCGAGTCGTCTCAGACTGCTTCAAAAAGGACGTTATCCGGAGATTGCCCTGTGAGTGAACCCTTCAAAACAGATTGATATTGCTTGTGTATAATACAGTAAAAAGTGCCTTGCaacattatttgaaaatttgttgcTTCCATATCTTCTTTCTAGACATTTGAGGCTGGAGCTGCTAGAAGGAGTAGTGGCATATCATAGCAATCAGACTGAAAAATCTAGAAAGTCCTTGACATCTGCTCAAGCAAAGTTTTTGCAGGTTAGCCTGTCTTTCTTTGTAAAGCTGATGATAATTGGCTCTTTCCATTTTCACTTATACACAGatatttggaaaatattcaGTTCTTGTAGGAGAACATATATTCACCTACAGTGTCTACTTTTGCTTCAATTTCTATCTGGTTATTCATGCACGTGAGCATGTGTTCATGCGCTGCTTATGATGCTGACTTAATAGTTTGTTGAATTTACATTCAGATCTATTGCTTCTTTGGCGTATCAGCTGTTATTCCTTCTCTCTTGGTTAATTCTTCATAAACAGTTACAcgatttttttgtctttcttaaAAACAGCTTCAAATTCCAGATGAAGCTTTGTCCTTACTTTTGGGTATGGGCTACAAAGAACAGGATGCCAAGAGAGCGCTGCGTATGAACAACCAAGTAGTAGAAAATGCtgttgattttcttgttgaagagagagaaaagaaagCACGGAAAAGGGTGGATGACCTTAAGCGGCAGAAGGAGATCATGTGAGTTCatctttgttttaaaatataattcctTTCTGTATTTCATCAAGATTAGatacatttgctaaacttatcTACCATATTAACTGTAGGGAGcaaaagtgttatggaacgacTCCTCTTGGAAAAGCTGTTGATATCGAGAGGCTGAATGAATTGGTGTCAATTGGGTAAGTAAGACTTGTATCATAGGATCTTTTGTGTGGAGATGTTACATGTATCCCTTGCGTTAGGACAATTTGACTGAAACTACTTTTTATGATCATAAATCATAACTAACTCTGGATCAGAAAATCTGGAGAGCTTTTTCGGCTATCAAACAGTACATTTGGTTTATAAACCAGAATGACTAAGCTTCTTTTATCCTTAAGTCAGGCTTATGTTAAGAGTCAGGCTTATGTTAAGTCTTGACTGGACTGATATTGTATAAAACTCATTCATATTCCTTAATGCCAGGTTTGAGAAAGAGCTTGCTGCAGAAGCACTGCGACGAAATGAAAATGACACACAAAAGGCTTTGGATGACTTGACAAATCCAGAAGCTAATTCTTCAATACAGGTAAATTTCCTGGCATGAATAAATGTCCACGTGAAGCTATTAGTCGATTATGTACCCAGGTATAAGTTGCTGGTCAAAttttattacaaattttataatttgggAATTGGTTGGGTTGTGTTCCTACCAGTTAATTCTATCTAGGTTTGCAGATCAGCTGAAGCAAATGCTTGTCGGAAAGTGTTTGAATGTCCTAGGTACTTCTTTAGGAATAGGAATTTGCAATATAGTGATCAATCAAATATTACAAAAGTCCTGGTTGTTAGAGGTAGACCAAGAGAAATCTCTAGTGGTtctgcttcttctttttttaatgtgGAGATctaatatattatatagaaGTATCAGAAAGATGGGTCGGGGTCTCTTGCTCTTCTGATTTAGACGAACTCAAAATAAACAGCTGGCAAGTTTGATGAATGGCGGTAGTCAACTCATTAATACTTTTGACTCCAAATTGACGTTTACTAGTCATATGGACACCTTTGTAAATACTTTTGATACAACTTGATGTCTACTAATGGAAGTTTGACTTATTGAAATAAACAATGGGCTAGCTTGACAATcggttaattaaataaaatgggaatAAGCACCTGATTTTTCTGGGACCGTGCAATTGGAAAAATTCAACCATTTACTTATTCAATGAGACAGTTGTATTTGTCTCGTGGTAGATTGACAATTCCAGTAACAGTGGAATGAAAATGACTCTTTGATATAGTTAAAAATGGTGCAGAGGAAGTAGGATTTATCAATTTCTGGTGTCCTGACTCGCAGTGCTCATTTATCAAAGAATATCTCTGGTTATATGCCTCTTCGTTTCGTGATGCAGATACATATCGAGTCtaggaagaaaaaaagattGCGTCAAGCAGCCAATGCTTCAATTGAAGAGCTTGTATCCATGGGTTTCCCCAGAGAAGCAGGTATCTCGTATTTGTTAAATTCATCCTGATTTAAGTTCTGGTCCATGATCCTTTTTCTGAGATCTATTTGCTTTAGCTCTTGTAAAGTTGATACATTACCTTTTAGGGACTCAAATCCAACAACAACAAGATACATAGTATAATCACCACCCCGATACTTCTTCGACCTATCTGTACCTCTCTTGTACCCACTATAGTCAACCTTCCATACCTACTCTCTAAATATTGGTTTCTGCCTTGCTCAATGATCGTGCTAAGCTGCTGCCTGCTGGCAATTCACTACTAATTAATTAGAAGTCATGAACTCTCATTTCTTGTAAGTAGGATATGGTCGTTCATTTGAGCTgacatcataatataaaatgGTTTTGTTTTGGCAGCGGCTGCAGCTGTTCGCAGCTTTGGCACACGTCAAGCAGCGATAGATCATCTGCTTCAAGGAACAAGTACTACTGCTGCAGCAGGAGATCACAATGTAGACAATACTCTTCCCAATGACCAGGTAGAAGATGGAATCGCGAATGATCCTCAAACTAATGACCAAAGTGAAGATGGATCAGGTACTAACGCAGGCTCAAGTAGTAATGGAGGTCCAAGTCAGAACAAAGTTGAGACGCGTGATGTAGAAATGGAAGATGAGATTACTGGCGAGTTGCTAAAAGGTGATGCTTACTCTGACTACGACATTGAGGTCACAGAAGAAGGTGAAGCTATAAACGAGTACTTAGCTTTAGTAACCTTAGGAGTTAACGTAGAGATTGGTTCATCGTCATAGTTACAAGTACaatacatgttgagtattgtccGTATTCGTAGTTAAAAGTACAGTACATTTTAACAACTTGAATAGTTTGCTGTCAATAGAATATATAATCTTATAGCCTAATCCTTTGATGCAATAGGTTTTGTTTTATGCAAATTTACGACTCATGTTCTAGTGATGCTGGAAAAATAGCTTAACGTCGAAGAAAATGTTTTACAAATGGTTCATgttattcttttaaatttagaTTTCTTTTCTTTAGAAGGAAAAACTCACCATTCAACAAATTAAGATGAAATAGAATGTGAATAAACTCACCAAGCAATTAGAATTTTGAAAGTAGTGCACAATCTTTGAGAATGCTTGAGCTAAAGTGCCATCTTATATTTATAACATTAGAGTCATGTTTCCTCAACAAATGTGACTTCTATCCCTGTACCAGAAAAATGTGTTGTACCTTTTCAGAAAGTTCTAATACTGAATCAGATGAACAAGTAGAAAAAGAGTTGAGGCTTAGCAGGTTGATATCGATAAGTCGATGAATGTAACATTTCTGCAGTAAATTCCTTCATAGGTCATCATGTATGTATTATGTTGCTACAGTGATATTTTCATCATCTGAATTGTCTTCCTCCACTCTCACGTGCTCATCTGAATCAATCGAAGGCTGATACTGATACTTTGAGTCTGTCACCATGGCgatcttttcattttcaaagtTATCTTCAACTTTCGTTTCTCTGTAATCTTTTGGAAGAATATTACAGTTAATGGTATGCCACACTGGTCTTTCTTCTTGAAAGAGCCTGCATAGAACAATTAGCAATCAGAGCAAATGCTGACAACAGCAGCAACATAcctagtgtaatcccacaagtgcgGTTTGGGAAGGGAAGTGTGTacacagaccttacccctaccatgagaggtagagaggctgtttccAATATCAGAGCAAATGCTGACGACCAGAAAAGATGAGTTGTTCTTGTGCTTATACGGAGAACAAGCTATAAATGTTAAGATAACTAAACCTAAATGATTGCATAGCAATAATGCCATTCAGAAACATTTAAGAATACTTGTTTAAGTGTTCAATGGAGTAACCTAGTGAATTCTTCCTATTTAAGATTGATCTATCAAAGACATTCTTTTGATGTCCAGCATAATGTGCATTAAACTGAGGGAGGAACTTTGTTCATTTATCCAATATACAAATCTTGAGTATGAAAATGTCAACTGCAAAACCAAGCACCAAATCCCACAGTTCTCACAAAAAGATGGCCATAAGGTGGGGGTAAGGTCTGTGTACACACCACCCTCCCCAAACTCCACTTGTGGGATAACATTGGGGGTGTTATTTTATTACGACTATCAGAAAATCACAAGACAACTAAGATTggagaaaagaatgaaaaattatcTGACTCCTAGACCGTCACAAAATGTTTGATGTGGTGGTCTGCTGAATTTTGACTGAGACCTATAATAAGCACGTAATTTCAGCTTATGGTACTTCTTGATGAATGTTTTTGACCAGCGTTTCACTAACTTGAAGAACAACTGAATTTCCAATTCATACCTAGAAAAGTCTCCGATTTCTCAATACGTCAGCAGCAGATACTAAGTTACTAACGGAAGCAAGTATTGAAATAGATATAAACGGCAAGCACAAATAACAGACAACCCAAAAGAGAATGGATGACTTACTGCCATTATCAGCAGCCATAAGAgataaattgaacaaaaaatcaGGAGTAACTTTCTTTAAAAATCAAGCAGAATAACTTACGGGTGTTTGCAGAGGGTTGGGCAGTGTACGGTGAGAGCGTATTTGCAGGTGGACAATTCAGTTATAGAGCTTATCATTGCTCTAGGCTCTGAGCAAACAAACCTCACCTGGAATTGAGTCCATCAGAAATACAgaatttttggataaaaaagaCAAATAGCAAAAAGCAAAAGAATAGCTTCATACCTCTGTCTGTCGTGGCTCATTTGTTAAATCACACATGGTTCCATTAGTATATATATGAGCATGATATCTACAGAAGTCAAAGAGTTGGAGGAATTAATTATTCTGAAGAAGAAATTAAGAATTTTGCTCCATCCACACCTCAGGCATTGTGCTTCAAGTTCGAgaaagacttcccaaaaatttcataaaattgaataaatgtACGATAACAGTTGTTTTCTGTAGTCAAGTACTTGTATGAGACTTGAAACTGAAGAGCTTTTTGCTTTGAATTGGTTAGCAGACACTATGTACCGAAGGTTTATAATAGAAGCTCTTTCCAAGTCAGTTAGTAAGTCACAGTTTGATATCCATACCTTTGTGATGCATCTTTCGAACGGGGATCCTTTAGTACTGAACTATCTGAGTGCTTCTGATGATAAGCTGCGGTAGCCACAGCATCATAATTACCCAAGATAAATTCTTGAACCAACTgaaaacaaataacaaatattttctttgatcaGAGTATACACTTTTTAACAAGGCAAATAATTGATCAACAATGAATATACTcccatttcattttatttgccCTAGTTTTATGAGACACTAAgtttaagaatataaagaagatttgtaatcttttggttttaAAGAAATAGCATTGCCAACAATATCCTTATGAATGTAGTGGTCTTAACCATGCCAGGTCGTTTTGATAAGGAGGTGTCATCAAGGATAAAGTGAGATTGTtggaatataaaaaaatactaaatatagaaaaagacactttttaaaaacaaactaaaaagaaaagtaaaacaaatatattaatacGGAGTAAAAGATACTCCTATGTACATGATAACAGTATGCAGGCTATGGTGAACCAAGAAATGCAATTGCTCAATAAACATCCTCCCTCCATATGTTTGACATACTTTTTTCTCCAATAAATATGTTTGTGCTACCTTCAATTTTCATCATCCCAATGATTCAAAATCTATACTTGAATGAGAAACCCAACAAGTTCAAGATTTAAAGTCATTCAATTTACTACtagatcataaaattttgattttgatatgacATCTCTATACTCTTCACATCTTTCAACTATTATCTTTTCAATTACGATATAATCTgcataaaagaaaagatatgaCAGAACAAACAGTTTAGTTCCATTTGCAAACTAACAGGCAATCCTTAAAGTCTAGTAAATCATCTGTCTCCTAAAGATGTAAGAATTACCAAAAAGCAGCAAGAACAAGAAATTTTTGGAACATGTAAGAAATAGGCTAGTAATCTTTTTCCTTCTCAAATTTCCAGCTCAGAAAGTATTGCCTCAAAGATTTTGGTATCACCCACTGCACCTGGATATAGTCAGAAATCTATAATAGATCTTCTTGGCTATTTCAAAGTCGAATATAACAGCTCATTCAACTTCACCACCATGAAAGTCAATATGAGTCATACCAAATGGGAGGGGAGGATGAGATGGTCTAGTGGTTGAGAGACGGGAGTAACTAACGTAGAGATTCTCGGTTCAAATCCCAGCCATAGCACTTAGTGTGACATCATCTGCTATGGTCTTGCCGTCTTGGTGGGCAGTATTACCTTTGGCAACATATGTGGCTGAACAGGCTGCCCAGTGGATTAATCAAGGTGTGCAGGGGGAAAGGAAGTGGTTTTAGATTATCCAATGTCAGTATCTGATCCTTTGAATTTTCCGAAACCGACCCACCCCTAATCACATGACAGGAGCTTTAGCAAGGCAACAAAGACTCAgccaattaaatatttaaaatattcttgGTGCAAAAAACAAAAGGTTATTCTGAGAAATCATGCCTGCAGAACACACTTATAAGTGAAGTAAAACATACCTTTTCATCCTCCAAATGAACTTGCCTCAACTTCTTCTCATAACAGAATTCATATGACCACCACCCTTCTTGCTGTAGAAAAGTTTGATAGTGcaagataatagaaaaaaattagactACTTCTTCATCAAGTGGTAAGGGAAGAGCTAGATGGATTCTCACCCTGACAAGGCATTTATCCTTCAGTACTTCAAGTAGTTCATCTGGCGTCTTCAACTTGATGCGTTTCTCAGTGTCCACGACCAAACTGCTTATATTGGTTGTCACTGGTTTACCAATCTTCGGTTTATCGACTTTAGGCAAATAACAGAGGAACTTCTCCCCATTTTTGTTGGGCATGAGAATAGTTTCCTGATCATCATCCTGCAAAACAGAGCGCATCAGTACATAAGATTTGTAGAATGATCATACATGTAAATTCACCTCCATCTCATCATTATTTGCTCAGAATATCAGGTCAAATTTCTGTTTGCATCCCCTTTCAACAGGTTGCACacaaaattaatgaaagtatCAGTTGCACTTTCCCCTGAGGTACCAAAGAAGCCTAAATGTTCACAAATTTATCCTACAGTTCTAGCCCTCAAGTTACCAGTGTCACCACCAAAGGATCCTAAGGTGACACTATACTTCAAATGTGTTGCTCAAAAAGGCTGTTCAGCATGCTTCCCAGTTCCCATTGTGATCTTATATGTATGACTAACATAGattcaaattcttaattttatagTAGACTCTAAAATTATTCATGTGTTTAAGCGCATAGTGTACTTCCCAGTTTTACATCCACTTCTTAGATTCTTCTTCATAATTAAAGACCACCTTTTATTGCAAGCATATAAAGTTTTTGAAGTGCATAGTGTGCCTATGAATATGTAAAAAGGTGAGAGACATGACAAATAACTTACCGGTTGGAAAGGTGAGTCTTCTGAATGAAACTCAACCTTATATTTTGGTTCTTTAGAACTTTGACTGAATGATGCGCCTGATACAAATAGGAAGAGCCACAAGAATTACAACCTAATAGTAGCAAATAATAATCATTCTGGAAAGCATTCTATTTTGAGCAAGATGTAAGTTTTGTCAGCACTAGTGCAATCAACTGAACAGAAAGGCTGGTGGCTTTCCTTTTTCATTCAAGAACAATAATTTTAGGGCGTGAACAATAGAGTTTCTCTTTTCGTGACTACCATGTAGGTCACACTTTCAACACGTGGAAACAGCCTCTTTTTGGAAATGCAAGCGGAAGACTGTGAACGATATACACCTACTCTTCCCCTATGGCAACCCCACTAGATATGGGGGGCACTTGGTGCATGGCCAGCTCAAGCTAATATTCCCAACTATTAGTTAAAGCTTCTATCACTAAAAATTTGGAGCATCAACCAGttcaagatttttcctttttttgtgtAATTCTATTAACCAATTTCAGTTATTATAATAATCATTCTAAaacacaaaaaagaagaagaaataagcCTAGAAATCAAAGGTAATCAAACACTAAACAGGATTATTAACCTAGTATTGTTGGCTCATTATTTCCCTTTCCCAATCATGCTTCATTAACAACACGCCTAAAATTCTTAACCCCCGTTTAACCatattttttgaagttgaaacttgaaaatgtgagtttttgaaATTGCGATTTTGGAATTTAAAGTTATGTTTAGACATACATTCTAGTTGGGAAAACAATGAAGTTTGCTAGTGTAAGTcccaaaaacccaaaaaatcACCCTTTTTTTATTACTAGGTGTCCGCGTCAACTTGTACGGATACTTTCTATCACCTACCAGCAGCAACAAGTACCAGGCTATATTCTTAGTCAGCTGACCTTTTTTTGTCTCTTTGGAATTTGAACTGAGACTGATCTCTAATCACTAGGCTACAAGGGTACAGAACTTGAAAATCTTTATAGataaacttttaaaatctaCGATCAACTAGCTAATTATCCAATGATCTCTCTAAATTAAGCAAATAATAAACTACATAatccaacaaaaacaaaaaaaaataacaaactaaacggaaaaaattcaatttcagtACAATTAACACATCAACAAtggatttcaaatttaaaaaaaatccccaTTTAACAttgaaataacaaagaaagtaCTTGAGATTTTAGGTATACCTGCGTGAACAGATAATATCTGAGAGGAAGTAACGACGCCGTATAAGAGGCTAATGGAGAAAATTAGAACAATCAAACACCATATCGATCTCatcttcttccttttctctggtttttgttttttttacccCAAATTGAAACCCTAATTATGGTGTAGAATATGATACAGTGGTCTGCGAAACAGAGAATTTCTTGCTTATTGACTATACTGTTTATTTTGTTCAAATTATAGTAAAAATGACGATTTTAAATTATCTGGTTTTAACTTGAcacgaaattttaaaaaaaatgaacctttatattcataaattaaagataatcaaaataaaatttaattatgtgacaaggtgaaaatttaaaattattcaaaaaaaaattattaaatagcATATACAATATTAGATGAGATATTTTAGCCAATCAAATTGGAGCTTATCATTAGGTGTACATGAATTGACCAATCAAATCACATAGTTATTATAACTTGTAACTTATACCATAACTATATATTAGTAACATTTAAGATTTAAAAATGAAGGCAAATTAATTAAGGACACTTATGATTAAATTACTTATTTGtgatatttatattcattattcatgACAAGTTTAATAACTATCAAGATGAATAatctaaattattaattttaaccaaaattaatataaatttgatcATAAAATCTCTACACATTCAATATAAAGAATTCTATTAAAAACAACgaatatataaatacttttaGAAATGTTAATTAAACTTCTTCCATTTAGAAATTAAGGTTGAATGTATTGAAGAATCAATGAAGTTAATATCTAGGTTTAGTATTGGTGATTTAGACTTtaagttttgataattttgctAGGTCTTTGCAACAATCAAGACgattttgttaatgattttaagttttcaaataacagtgataatttttttaaaaaaatacttactttttaaaaaattaagtatcTGATTAAATCTGTAGATGAAAATACTATTTTGTAGAGagtaaaaaacttatttttcaaaagtttattTTCTCCAAAAGtacttttagaaatatttatatgaaaaatatacttaaaaaaactttaaaatgtttaatgaaatataaattacaaCTCAAACGATCATAATGACACAATCAAatgtcaaaatataaattaagaagAAATGAATATAAACAAGAATTGACGCATAAAATCCTTCTAAATAacgataaaattttaaattacacaaataatgtaacgacctgttgagcagtagagtttatttttggtaataactgtctgggtcgacggattccacgacggaccgtcgagggtgtctcgttccaaaacacttagaattctgaaaaattgggtactgagaacaactctctgaactttgcgacgacatggcaggacggaccgtcgtgggcacgacagaccgtcacagaccctttagagaaatttagtctctgaactttgtgacggaagcagcaggacggaccgtcgcaggcacgatgagccgtcacaagctgcgtaaccctgactgagtcggatttctgttaaaagttttaaggggcgttttggactattcctgcttataattataaagttagtgggttaatgttaataattcaattacgtggggggttaaaggagacaaccttggaataaatagtggattaattttaccatcttttatacttaattatatggtaattagggtaaaagaaaaagggttggaataagggaaaaatagaaagaacaaagagaagaagggagaaacgagcgagagaagggaagaacgaagaggaaagcaaagcattgacGAAGTAGATTTcgtgatcacaattcttcggtgaaggtagattatggtttatgctatttcgtagtaaaactcttaatagcgaatgatat
Proteins encoded in this window:
- the LOC101255805 gene encoding uncharacterized protein, whose protein sequence is MGSAKLKIGGAWSGVLEVELEEWTVVMLREEVAKRSGHGGGPETINLICAGKLLKDGDGTEKLSQLGVRNNAKILASRVSVDQGKSVKEESLAEEERSTRLSRLKAAAISLSARHADGSLPVEDFNLELENQSGQKVQLGSETDQRAIMMGLMLHANAKALMRKKKYKEALEVLTMGEEAFSLCDQKLIEMVDNVPILQIDMVWCYFMLRDISWLSVAGVRLAKAREGLERSHGKEASRLRLLQKGRYPEIALHLRLELLEGVVAYHSNQTEKSRKSLTSAQAKFLQLQIPDEALSLLLGMGYKEQDAKRALRMNNQVVENAVDFLVEEREKKARKRVDDLKRQKEIMEQKCYGTTPLGKAVDIERLNELVSIGFEKELAAEALRRNENDTQKALDDLTNPEANSSIQIHIESRKKKRLRQAANASIEELVSMGFPREAAAAAVRSFGTRQAAIDHLLQGTSTTAAAGDHNVDNTLPNDQVEDGIANDPQTNDQSEDGSGTNAGSSSNGGPSQNKVETRDVEMEDEITGELLKGDAYSDYDIEVTEEGEAINEYLALVTLGVNVEIGSSS
- the LOC101256100 gene encoding protein OS-9 homolog: MRSIWCLIVLIFSISLLYGVVTSSQILSVHAGASFSQSSKEPKYKVEFHSEDSPFQPDDDQETILMPNKNGEKFLCYLPKVDKPKIGKPVTTNISSLVVDTEKRIKLKTPDELLEVLKDKCLVRQEGWWSYEFCYEKKLRQVHLEDEKLVQEFILGNYDAVATAAYHQKHSDSSVLKDPRSKDASQRYHAHIYTNGTMCDLTNEPRQTEVRFVCSEPRAMISSITELSTCKYALTVHCPTLCKHPLFQEERPVWHTINCNILPKDYRETKVEDNFENEKIAMVTDSKYQYQPSIDSDEHVRVEEDNSDDENITVAT